A single genomic interval of Candidatus Neomarinimicrobiota bacterium harbors:
- a CDS encoding NAD(P)-dependent oxidoreductase, translated as MLGEAFYNTFRENYEIRATDIDVNEPWLSNLDVRDYEAVRSESEEFMPDYIFNLAALTDLEFCENNPRETYLTNTVGAENGALISEELGIPYVFISTAGIFDGKQATYDDYDQPFPLSIYGKSKYYAELAIKDICSEYFIFRAGWMMGGARKDKKFVHKIIKQLEAGEKELHVVTDLKGSPTYTYDFARNISKMISTNFYGLYNMTCEGGPTRYDVAREMLMILGLSSEITLTEVDSNYFIKEYFAPRPESEVLENLKLKLRNLDEMRAWNVSLKEYLKKDWSHIMKVNIKSNAVV; from the coding sequence ATGCTGGGCGAGGCGTTCTACAACACTTTCAGAGAAAATTATGAGATCAGAGCGACAGACATAGATGTCAATGAACCCTGGTTATCGAATTTGGACGTCAGAGATTACGAAGCGGTCAGAAGTGAGAGCGAAGAATTTATGCCGGATTACATATTTAATCTCGCTGCGCTTACCGACCTTGAATTTTGCGAAAATAATCCCCGTGAAACATATTTAACGAACACAGTCGGCGCTGAAAACGGCGCACTTATATCGGAGGAATTAGGCATCCCATACGTGTTCATCTCGACGGCGGGGATATTTGACGGAAAGCAGGCAACATACGACGATTACGATCAACCATTTCCCCTAAGCATCTATGGAAAATCGAAATATTATGCCGAGCTTGCGATTAAAGATATATGCTCCGAATATTTTATATTTCGCGCCGGATGGATGATGGGAGGCGCCCGGAAAGACAAGAAATTCGTGCATAAGATCATCAAACAGTTAGAAGCTGGCGAAAAAGAACTGCACGTCGTGACCGATTTGAAGGGATCTCCGACGTATACATACGATTTCGCACGGAACATTTCGAAGATGATCTCAACGAACTTCTATGGGTTATATAACATGACATGTGAGGGAGGACCTACCCGCTACGATGTAGCCCGGGAGATGCTGATGATTCTCGGTTTAAGCAGCGAGATAACGCTTACCGAAGTCGACTCAAACTACTTTATAAAGGAATATTTTGCACCAAGACCTGAATCCGAGGTACTTGAAAACTTAAAGCTGAAACTCAGAAACCTCGATGAAATGAGAGCGTGGAATGTAAGTCTTAAGGAATATTTAAAGAAAGATTGGTCACATATCATGAAGGTTAACATCAAATCTAATGCCGTTGTTTAG
- a CDS encoding NAD-dependent isocitrate dehydrogenase yields the protein MSRAVTIIPGDWVGPEIAREVVKIVDASGAKIDWDWQDSGEIAIKNHGTPLPQELLDSVERNRLALKGIIDIPLGAPYEPPVVALRKIFDLYANLRPCRNFPGIPSRYSDIDILVIRENTQGEYSGIEHNVSPDIVEMMKVVTEDASRRIARFAFEYAKENGRKKITTAHKANIMKLSDGLFLRIACETAEEYPEIEHETQIIDACCMNLVMNPNNFDVLLMGNLYGDIVSDLITGMVGGISGVYGVNIGDDIRVFESMHGKAPEKVRSNEASPLPLLTSAIAMLEYINEKEASERISAAVSKNLLAGLKPANLGGDLSLSDFTNLIIESFES from the coding sequence ATGAGCCGGGCCGTCACGATAATACCCGGTGATTGGGTGGGGCCGGAAATTGCCAGAGAGGTAGTCAAAATTGTCGATGCATCGGGCGCAAAGATCGATTGGGATTGGCAGGATTCGGGTGAAATAGCGATCAAAAATCACGGCACTCCCCTCCCACAGGAGCTGCTGGACTCTGTTGAAAGAAACCGACTTGCTTTAAAGGGTATTATAGACATTCCGCTCGGTGCTCCGTACGAGCCTCCCGTTGTCGCTCTTCGGAAAATATTCGATCTGTACGCCAATCTTCGGCCCTGCAGGAATTTTCCCGGTATCCCGAGCAGGTATTCCGATATAGATATCTTGGTCATCAGGGAGAATACACAGGGCGAATATTCCGGTATAGAACACAACGTCTCCCCCGATATCGTTGAGATGATGAAAGTCGTTACCGAAGATGCGTCGAGGCGGATTGCTCGATTCGCTTTCGAGTACGCTAAGGAGAATGGCAGGAAAAAGATTACCACCGCTCATAAAGCCAATATCATGAAGCTCTCGGACGGCTTGTTCCTGAGGATTGCCTGTGAAACAGCGGAAGAATATCCTGAGATCGAACATGAAACCCAAATTATAGACGCTTGCTGCATGAATCTCGTGATGAACCCTAATAACTTTGACGTATTATTGATGGGAAATCTTTACGGGGATATAGTCTCCGACCTGATAACCGGAATGGTGGGAGGCATCAGCGGCGTTTACGGAGTTAATATCGGCGATGATATCAGAGTATTTGAATCGATGCATGGGAAAGCGCCTGAAAAGGTCCGTTCCAACGAGGCAAGTCCGCTTCCTCTGCTCACCTCAGCCATAGCGATGCTTGAATACATAAATGAAAAGGAGGCTTCCGAGCGTATAAGCGCTGCGGTTTCAAAAAATCTGCTTGCAGGATTGAAGCCTGCTAACCTCGGAGGTGATCTTTCGCTATCAGATTTTACAAACTTGATCATAGAAAGTTTCGAGAGCTGA